From the Colius striatus isolate bColStr4 chromosome 6, bColStr4.1.hap1, whole genome shotgun sequence genome, the window TCCTGGGTTGTACATAAGTAGCATTAAATGAATCTGTAATAAGCAATGAAGGCCTGCTCAACATTTCCAAGGAACATCCATTCAGATggctgtgggaaaaaaaaaaggtgaaatttcactttttaaatttctattttatgaaaaaagacAGACAGCTTCCAGACATGCATGTACAAAAGTCCAACTCATTAGTAGCTGAGTGTTTCCTGCTTCAAACTCACAAACAAATAAAGCTGAGTGGAATGAAGAAAACCAGAGTTAATGCTTGTTTCAAACTGATTAATCTGAATTAGTGAAATTAGTGCCCTTATTAGAGTTGGAAAGGCTCTGAAAAGGCCAATTCCATACCTGTTATCACCCACTAATTGACACACTAACACAATGCCTAAGAAATATATATTGCTATGTTGAACTTACATCTCCCTCTTGTGGTTGAAATCAACTGCATAAACAATTTCTTCCTCTCCATCCTTGACAATCTTCCAAATTGTGCCTCCTATCATGTGGCCAGCTGGCAGTGGTGTGATTGACAAACCATGGCCTTTACCTACAAAAGTTCTCAATATTTTAGTTACATAACAGACATTAAAATTACTGTCTATTTGAGTAATAGATTTTAAGCAACTGAATGCCAAAAATTATTGggtgaaacaaaagaaatgaagtaagaaaaaaatcaatgactGTCTCTCCTATCTAACCAGCAGCTTCAATTTTTTTTGCAattcatttctattttgtttggagaaaaagaaactaaagtGAAGATCacttcttccctccccctctCACCAGTACTCAGACACACTACAGAGCTGCTGTAACTATAGACCTCAACAACAATAAATTCCATAACAAATATATCACATGAAAGCAAGTGaattggagaaaaggagatctCTTTCTGGGGCAACACAAAATGTTTACTGTATCATCTTCTGCCTAGGTATTTACAAAAACACACATCAATTACACAGGCTGGAAGTGTTCTAGAATGACAAACACTTAAAGcaaaaaatacaaggaaaggTATTCATGTGCTGCAGAGATGGATGAAGCCTTCTCTTTTTAatgcactgctgcttctcatcatTGGTGCTAGCCTGTATCTTTGTCAGACTAAAACCAGACCACCTATGACCATTACTCACTCATCTCACTGTACTCCACCCTTGAACAGAAGTGCTCAGCTTTAATAACAATTAACACACACATTTTCTTAGACACAGTGGTTCTTAATCACTTccattaaatatgaaaaaagtaGGGCATTTAAAAAAGTTGTTCACCAAAATTACTTTTAAGAGGTACAAGCTGGCAGCATAGACACAGCCTTGCTACAAATATCTTGAAAAAGAGTCAGCAAACTTTCAAGGATGGTATcccatttctgttttccaaattaCAGGTATTCATGTGGTATTCAGGAACTGGGAGATACAGCATCTCAGAGATGAGCTGCTGGTGGTCAGCTTGTTCAGgtctttgttaaaaaaacaggGTTTCCATTTCATTCTGGTCTTGAAGTTCAACAAGAAGTAATTTATTAAACTTTGGTGACAACTTTACCTTTCAAGTTCACAATCTGAGAAAACTTCAGCTGTTGTATCTTATCAAAGGCTGCATCTACATCATCCAACGTAAAGAGCGTGAAATCTTCAGTATTATGTCGGGACTAAAACATAAGAAGTACAGAGCATTCACGACCCTGAGCACTCTACCGTACCAAAGATGTTGTGTATGAAAGTTATCAACTTAAATATACCTGGTAGAGATCATACATGAACATCTGTCCCATTTTATAGACAGGAATAGTCGCATAAATAGCACAGTTCAACCCCATTTTTCCAACTGCATATGGAAGAGCACCAAGGTGTAGTGGGTCAGGATGAGAAAGAAGAACGGCATCAACCTGGTGTACATGTCTACAAAAAGGAGGACAACAGAAGTTGGTAAAGAGAACTCTGTATGGTATCACATACTTCCTGTTATGGGTATTTTTAGATATATGCACAGTCTGAATGCCAAACAAGAACACTTAAATCCTTCCAGGTTTGGAACAAAGgtttcaaaataataattaaatgtACAGATATTTCCAAACAttgcaagtattttaaaatacaaatgacTTTTGAAAAGACAATTTCAAGGTTTCATGTCAAATTCTTAATTAGAAAGACCTTAATATACACTTGGACACCAGGAAGTGCATTATTTGGGGACCAAAAATATTATCAGTGCAGACATGCTACAAATTGTTTCTACATCTACAAATCTAAATCAGACTACAGCTTTTCTTCTGATGAGAAAGCCCAAGTAATAGGACCAAAGATAAAACAAACCTTAAATTGATAATAAGCAAATCAAactatatttctttaaaagcagaaaaagtcaAACATTTAAGAGAAGTAACACATAAATTTTGGGGGGtttgttcattttaaaaacacaatacTTCTTTCTTGCAAAACATCgcataaaataaaaacttactGTCTATCATCACTGAAAAACTGGAAAGCCTGAAATACAAGTAACAAGTGAAAATACCAGTTAAACTGTAAGGTTTTTGTTCCCTCACATAATAACTGGGGCACACATATTCTTCTTGTTGGCTGTTATTAGAAAGCTGATTTTATCTAAGTGCTTCTCAGATAACACATTCCAAAACTGTATAAATTTCCCCCAGGACATAACAATTCTCAGTTAAAAGACTTCAAACACAAGTGTGTCAATGCTAGAAAAGTGAAAGCAAAGCTCGGTTTCTTTAAGGAATTTCCATGCTTCAGTCCTAACCTTGTAATCAGTCTTTGCATCAGCAAAGTTCCTTGCTATAGACCTGCAGAAATTCCGTATTGAAGTCTAGACAGCCttatttctctgcagagctgggataACTACAAGGAGCTCTTTTCTAGTCTGACTATTCAATTTGAAACACGAGGCAAGAGTTCAATCACTTTGCATTCAGCCTACATACACTAAGGCTTCCTTCATTTAAAACTTTAACATTCTAAATTAGCTTAGAGCCAAGGTCAGTCTTCCATAAACTCTGCTCTGTATAAAGTTTATGAAAAAATCGAAACACCCAAGCCAAATCAAACACAGAACAGTTTGAAAATTAGTTATTAGATAGTACTCATTAGACTCACAAGAAAAACCTGGATACTTTCACCAGAAATGTTTCAACAGCATAATTCTCTTTATATAAACTTATTtcaaacaaagaaaaggaacaatTTTGGATTTAACATCAACATACATATACCACTCCATGGTATTTTGAAAACTTGCAGAAAAGTACAGGACCTATTAAAAAGAAGTGTTGGAACTGAACTACTTACTTCCTCAGAGAATCAATAATATCCATAGAGAAGTTTTCATCCCAACCACAGTCCAAAAGAAAACGAAATTCATCTACTTGCAACAGATAGCACAGGGCAGATTCCTCCTGCACCCCTGAAAGCGTAGTCAACTTGATAATCGACGTCATTTTCCTCTCCAATGTTTAACTTCCAAAAAAACCTAACCTGAATGCGGGAAGAAAACGTTTCATTGACCAATCCAAAGGAAAAGTCCATTTATTTAGATCTAACCTCATACATCTCTGGGAATACACAGGATAACAGTTGTGAATAGTGTTTGATACAGCTATTGGATATCAATTATAACTTAGATAGTAACTTTTGACCGTTGTAAGTCATTTTGTTACTAGAAAAAAAGACGGGTTTTTACAACGAAAAATGTAAGATCACTAGGATCAAGATGGATAGGGGGACCCGGACATGGCACATGCAGGACTATGGCCCCTCAAGCCCAGTGACTGCCTGAAGGGGAAATCACCACGAGGCGAGCCCGGGACTCGGCACGGCAGCTCCAGAGCCCCACCGGGCCCCGCCGCCGAGACAGCAGCTCGGCTCCGATGACGTGAGCTTCGCCGGCCGGGCCCGGCGTTAAAGGAGACAGCAATCAACGGGCCGAACCCCGCTCCCGTCtcgagaggaagaggaggaaggggaagatgaggaggaagagaaaggtgGGCTTGGCGAGGACTAGCCGAGGGTTTCACGCCTCAGCACCGGGCCGAGTCCAGCTTCCCGCGGGGAGGAGAGGGGCGTTCCGTAGCGACCTATGGGGCAGCCCAGAGCGCTGCCCGTCGCCGCTACCGCTACCTGCCTGGCGGCCTGCCCAAGCGCCGGCCTCCCTCAAGCCCACCGGGGCCTGCGCCCACCACCTCCGCCCCGTGCAGCACCCTCCGCCATCTTGCGGGTGGGcggagagaaggaggagggaaggtgGAAGGGGAACGGACGGCACCATCGCTAGGCTGCGGGAGGTGAAAAGggcctcctccccctctccctccgCAGTCGGTGGGCTGTCCCCGCCTGCTCGCGTCGCCGTTGTCCTTGGTGTGGCCGCTGCGCGGGTCCGGGGACAGCGAAGCGCGGTAACGGCGGGGGCTCGCGCGGGGGGCGGGAGCCGCTGGGAGCGTGTCTCCGTGGCACCTGGCGCCGGCCAGGCGCGAGGCCGGGGATGGCCGGGCCGGGCTTTATGTTGCTTTTGATCTTAGAGGCACGGGCGTGCGGCGGCCGGTCGGGTGCCCAGGTTGGCTAGGGACAGCGGTGCTCTGTACTTAGCCGAGCCGggaggctggcagggccctgtcGTACCGTGAGCGTTGGCCTGCGCCGCCGGCGCAGTCCCCTTGCTCCGCCCCGTTTGCCTGGGGGAGAAACGACGGCGTTTGTGCCCGTCCGCTGTAATTAGGCTGTGGTTTTGAACTCCCAGGTTTCTGTAGTATCTTGCAGCTTCCAGCAAGACTTTGAAAGGCTTTGATTGGGTTGGAAAAGGCTCGCGGAATTTTGGAAATGTCCATTCTTCCTTATCTGACAGTTCTCCGCTGAATCTACAGCTTATCTTTCAGTCGTCTTAGAGATAATAAAGCGTTCATCAGCAAGAGCTCGGGTTCCACTGGCATTTGGAACGTTTTACAGAAAAGCAAACTTTTGCGTCATTAGAGTTACTTTAATGGGTAAATAACTCGAGAACAtgtaaatggaactgtttgacCAGGAATATCTTGAATGAAATGTTCTGTTTCCCATTTCAGGATGAAATTCAATTTCCCAGGTCAACAGTGAGTTAGGATTATTTCTAAGAAATCTGTGTATGGATTTGAGGACAGCATAGGTCTCAGAAAGTGTTTGACGGCCCTGGTGTTTATTATACAGTTGCAGTAAGTGAGAGTAAAGGTGTCAGGTATGCAACAATTTCCATGTACACATTTATCAGTAACTCTTACctgttatgtttttcttttctagcaGTCATGGTGAATTTTGCCCAAGCTGTGCGTGATCACTGGGTTCACATCTTTGTTCCCTTGGGATTTGTGATTGGATGCTACTTGGACAGAAGGAACGATGAGAAACTATCTGCCTTCAGAAACAAGAGCTTATTGTATAGAAGGTCTGCTTTATGATGCCTCTTGAATATATATGTAGAGTTATTTTGCCAAGTGCTTCTCTGTTCTTTCTTAGACTCTAGAAGTATGAGAAAAGAAGTCAGGGATGTTGTACAAATATTAAAGAGAAGAAAGCCCTAAAAATTTCAGCTGCCATTTCTGAAAGGTTTTAGGTCACTAATGCCCTCTGAAAATCCAGGCTTTAGTAGCCATTTTTATCATGAGAGAAAGGATCATTAACAGCTGACAAGTTCTTAGTCTTGAATTGTGGAAACCATTATTTTGTTGTGTCTTTCAAACTTCAGTCGGAAACACAGTGCTCGAATTTTTATTTTCGGCTTTTCAGAGGATTAATCCAAACTTCTgtcttaaatttaaaataatcacaGCACTTTTTAACTAAATACTTTTATAAgtttctgtcatttaaaaataatatcgAAGTTTTTGAAAATTAACCCAACATGTTGGCAACTTCTGTATCTTTATAGAAGGATGTGATTTTATACACTAATAAATTTGGGCTTACTGTCTTCATTTCTCAGAAAGGATTTAGGTTAACTGAATGCATTGCCttatctatttcttttcttctaattCTACATTAGGATTACTGGaacaacagaaaattaaaaaaaccctatgcTGCATAGCATGGAATACTAATAGAAATGTTATTATTAGTTTgcagatggatttttttattattattattttggtcTCACTTCAGTTAGTTCTGAGTGAGAAAGTAAGTTTAAGACATAACCTACTTCACTATCACATCAGCACTTTTCTCACTGCAGTTGCTGGTGTGTTAGTACTTCCACATACTGCAAaaatctcttctgctttcacatcTGCTCTCTTCCCACTAAAGTAAGGAATTTTTTGGCTTaaaagaaatggatttttttccttttggatcCCGTAAGAAGCCTGTTAAGTCCTTGGAGGGCAGCTGTTCTGTGTTCCCATTTGGCTGGGTGGGAGTTGGAAGACTCAATCCTTCAAAGCTTTGGAAAGACGAGAAGGAGCTTATCAGTCCTGAAAGCTGATACAGACATTGTCAGGTTAACTGACAATGATTGCAAGCAAAGTTAAATTCATACCTAACTCCCAAAATTAAGGTGTTGTAGAATAATTAATTATGTTTATTAATCATTATtctacaccttttttttcttctattttttttctttccacacaGAGAGTTGAAGCCTGGTGAAGAAGTTACATGGAAATAAAGGCTGCTGATGAAATGGAAGATACTTTTGTTTGATTCATCATCTTATCTCATACTTTGAAAGAATAAAGTTCTTGAGAGAATATGTAAAGCTACAGAGAAGGACACCTGCAATTCATCAGTGCTAGTTTAATTTCCAGCCTTACTTTTTGGAAGATGATTTAATTTCATGGCTAAGATGTATCCAGGAATTCCATTAGTCCCTAAGTTTTGAGAAACTTTCGTCCCCAGAAGCCACGGTCTGGAGACGAAAGGAAGAATGAtgtaataaagaaaaactatgcAAAAATAATGTATGTTGTTAGTGATGTGTGGTGTGAATTTCGTGTGTATTTAGCGATTTATGAACTAATCTTCAAACGAACATTTAACACAGACTTGGAATGTGGCTGACAgttgttttggggctttttactGAATCTGAAcaagtttcttttcagatttccTCTGTAGACTTGTTTGGGTTCAGCAGCTTTTTGACCGAGCCAGAGGACAGGACGGTGGAAGGGATAGGCGCTGCTGGACGCTTGCCGAACTTGGTTACTCGGCGAAATCTGCCCTTCCGAGGGAACGGGGAGTTCAGGGTGTTGTAGAACCCCTGCTAACAATGTGAGCAGAACAGGTAGCCCGGGTTTGTTTCGCTCTCCGGGCCGCGGCCTGCTCCTCTGACCCACGCGGCGCTGCGGAGCGCTGGGCCGCGCCGCGGGGTGCTCCCGGCCGGCGGAGGCGGATCAGCCTGGCGGCCTCCGCACCAGCAGGGGGCGCTGCTACGGCCGCCAGCTTCAGCCGGGCGGCCCAGCCTAGCAGAGGGTCGTCGAGCAAGGGAAGGTTTGATTGGCTGCCGAGCTCACGTGAGGTGGAGGGTGCTGGCGGTTGACAATAAACATGGAGTCGATCTTCCACGAGCGGGTGAGTGAGGGGTCGGGGGAGAACTTTGCTCTTTGTGGCCGGCGTCGGGGAACTTGTGTCATTAGGGTCAGGAGTGCGTTTCTTAGAGGAGCTGTTTGAGGGGGCGACGAGTTTCCTGTCCCTGCGCCGGCTGCGAGGCAGCCCCCGGTCCCTACGAGGTGCTCTTGGTTCCTGCCTGGCCGGGCCGTGCATGCCCAGTTCCTATCTTTGCTCTGGCTCCTCCACGGCAGCCTCGGGCTGGCAGGATGAGGCAGCGGTTCGGGGGACAGTTTGGGCTGGTGCCTGGGGCCCGACTCTGCTTGGCTCTGTGAAGCCTGCCGGCTCTCCGAGAAAGGAAACGTTGTTACTGGAGATCAAATAGAATCAGGGCAGAGTCTCAGCATTTCCTTTCGCATGGAGACTGCTTTTCATGACCTTTTAGAAATAGGCCTTGAGTATGGAAGGTGTAGGCTACGGCTGCTTGCATTTCTTGAGAGAGAACTGGTGTGGCTGGGAAATGAGCATACAGGAGAGTAGCGGCAGTCAAGGCTGTTTCTACGCTCTCAGATAATTCATCTAGCCTGGCTTGGTTGGGATTGGATAGCgagcagggaaagggagagcTGTTAAGGAAATCCTAATTCATGTATTGTGCTTCTGTGTGCTGAACAGTGTTTCCTATTTTGGAACAGAAATGTTTCCACTAATTGTGATTCATCCAGGTTCCCAGATAGGagctatttacattttaatgctAGTCACGTGCAACTACCTGTTTTTGTGTGCTTTAACAACGTCTCTGCACCTTTATCccattaatacttttttttttacaccatTCTCATGTGTGATGGTCAGTCTACTCGGCAAGTAAAGCAAGATAGTTGTGTCGCTTTCCTAAGTAATAATAaaatttctgttctgaaattcAGTGAACCAGAGGAGCACGCTTTCAAACTAGGTTTTAGTTGCAAATCTTGGCAAGCATTCTGGTGTTAAACAGCTGATGTTCAGATGGTGAGTGTTGGATTTCAGCTTTTATGACCTCTCCAACAGTGACCTTGAGTTCCACTCTGATCTTATTTTCAAGTTCAAAACAAatatacttttttcttctctggcttAGCCTAATACATAGCAAAATAATAACtaatttgctttcaagtttAATAACAAAACTGCTGAAATTGAAAGAGCATAATACATTCAAAGGTATAAAGTGATTATATTTGCAACAGGCTTCAGGGAAGGGGAGTGCAGTCCTGGGTGTCTCACATGTGACACGTGACTGCTCCCTAGATAGTGACAAAGCTATACCTGAATGCCCGTTTCAATTTGAagttgcaaatatttttatcttcttattGTAGGGAGAATTTAACTGAACTTCTCATTTCTTATGGGGTATTTCCCCACAGCCTATCACCTGGAGTGCACTGTCTGTTcctgtcaaaatattttaagtggtATTTCTACATGCAGACACCCACAACTGAATCTGCACACCTCAGATATTTTAGTAAAACGTGTAAAAAGTTTTagtaaaagttttttaaaaacgTGATGTTTATAAAGGAAATTTAACAAAGCAAAGACCAAAGCaatgttacatttttaacaGAGGAATGACAATGGCAGTAAGTAGAGCTCAAGAAACCCCTGTCTTAGAAGCTGATCTGTCCTTTGCTCAGAGACAAGTGCCTGCAAACACCACAATACATATCAGGATAGGTTTTAATGAGAGAATTACAGATTATGGAAAGATGCAGTGTTCTCTGcaggccaggaaaaaaaatgaaattgtaagATCAGTTTTCTCTTGTGCATTTTGCACTTACTATGAATGAATGAGCTGGAGGAGGTTTCTGGATTCTGTTGGACCCTGGCTGTACAGCCAATCTAGTTTTAATAACTCATTTCTCAATTGAGAGATGAAGCCCTAGGATGAGTCTGTAATCTGGAGTAAAGGGAACTTTCAGGGGCCCTGCTGTAAGGGAGATTATATGAGATCTGTGCACATGATTTGTATGAGGCTTTCAGGGAAGTTTAAAGTCTCCAAGGCATACTCTTGTATTCTTAGTTTCTGTGGGTTTGGCAGCAGCAAAGGgtcttcctttatttttgtggagtggttttagttttgtttttaatgcaatgTATGCATATTAAAATTCTTAATGTAAATAAATGGGGACTAttcaaagcaaaagagaaaagcaagactTTGATGTTGATCTTGTCTTGCACTTCtagttcaaatattttaaagaagggTTGCTTTCTGTGGAAAACTGATTGGGATagagttttttttgtttggttttgcgTTTTATAGGAAGGCAGTACTTTTTCTGGACTTACAAAAATGATGGAGCCTGACAGGCATTCATTCAGatgagattttttaaaaatttgtgcTACAAAATCGACTGGCATTTCTAAtttactcatttttattttgtattgacAGTCTAATAATGTTATATTACATTTCTATTATCTTCAGTATGCTCAATATGCAACAAAATATCTGAagtgttttctattttaatgaTTTATTAACAACTTTAATTATTTAATATGgttaatgtcatttttttttcttgccaccTGATCATTGTAAGCAAGATTTTAGAGTCGATAGTATTAGCTTCTTTTACCTGTACATAAATTTAATGTGGAAGATGAGCTTTACTGTTTCTCTAGGTTTTTAATCACTTTCTTGGCAATAAACAAATTGGTTATAATCTGAACCGAGTCATCTAAAATGGAGGAAATGAGTTCTGTAGATGTATACTTGTAAATCTCTCCAGAGACCTACTATTGCCTTTTTGTTTAGCCACGTGGGGAGAGCAG encodes:
- the NDUFB1 gene encoding NADH dehydrogenase [ubiquinone] 1 beta subcomplex subunit 1 isoform X1, with the protein product MAVMVNFAQAVRDHWVHIFVPLGFVIGCYLDRRNDEKLSAFRNKSLLYRRELKPGEEVTWK
- the NDUFB1 gene encoding NADH dehydrogenase [ubiquinone] 1 beta subcomplex subunit 1 isoform X2 is translated as MVNFAQAVRDHWVHIFVPLGFVIGCYLDRRNDEKLSAFRNKSLLYRRELKPGEEVTWK